AGACTTTGAAAAGGGTTAACGACTTGTTAACTTCACTTTGAGTTTTGAATCTCGCTGTGCCCTTATAATGCTTAGATCATTTTAACTAATCACCCGATGTACAAAGAATGTCTGTGTTATGTATGCAGAATGCAGAaattgctttggttaaaagcatctgtaaaatgtaatgtaaaaagaatgcattgcaaaatgattCAACACATTTATGGCAATTGACCTGCCTTtatcacacaacaaacacacagacagacgaacGCGACCGAAGACATAAGCGGAGCCTAGGTAATGATTAAACACATTTGCGGCAACTGACCTTATGTGTAAGTAAAATAAGACTGTAAAACTGTCTTACCCAGAGAAAAAGTAACAACCACATGGTCACAAAGAATCTTCTCCCCATTTTCGCACTCTATACTGATCGGGTAGAGACGGTTTTCATGATCACAAAAACAACCATCCCAGCTGATTTGTGTCACAGGCCTGTCCATCAGCAGGCGGTCCTTTGGGAAGTCTTCAAGCAGTTTCGTTATCACAGAAAACATATTCCTGCCAAACATGCAACCATGTTAGTAAATGGTTTGATACTTGATGAAACAATATATACATTATGACTTTTTACCCACAGCCCAGAGGTGTatacagtagaagtagaagttacTCATGTAATTCTAGTGCATGATCTTCATAATTtctacaccagttattccactgtgcctaatgaggtggatagagTGCATGAcgtcttctacttttactttatacacctctgccaAAGCCCATACTCACCCCTCAATGTTCAGGTCTTCTCCCATGGCAGTGTAGTACTCCCAAGAATCCAGGGCCACACTGTTGAGTGCCGGAGCACCAATATCTATCAAGGTGTTTTTGCCGACTAGAGTTAAAATATTCAAGGCGTTCAGCTTTGCTTCATCACTAAGCCGCCACTTGTTGACAAGGGCTTGCGAGCGCTCGACATAGTGGTCCCCCATGTTCTTGCCGAGGTTCCCCTTGTGTTGCTGCTCGATGATGCCCTCCCCTGCTTCGTAGATGCGACTAGCAGAGGTGGCTGTGACTCTGTGCCCCTTGCTGTGGAAGATGAGGTCAGTGCCCTCCTCGCTCACTACGTCTGTTAGGAGACTGTGCTGCTTCAGCAGGCAGTACACAGGGTTGGCCTCCGATGCCCCATGGATGAACTGGGCTCCTGTGTCTACCCATGCCTTgcctgaatagaatagaatagaatagaatagaataggacataatagaacagaatataacagaacagaatagaatatgtAAAAAAGAATAGACAGAATAAAATAGTTGATATTTTCTTTCAATAGCAAATCTGAACACCAGCCTAGAAACTGATTTATGTTGGATATGCTATGTAATTACAAACATAACCATTGCTTTATATTGTGTTGAACTTATCCACACAAGATGTTGGGCAAATCATGTGATATCAAACATTTTGCTGACAAAGTTTCACGTGCAGAAGTGAAACTCAATGGTTTAGAAAAAGAAAACCCTTTCCCACAGTTCACACAAATCTTTCCAAAATAGTGTACTCACCAAAAGACGCTTTTGCTACTCTGCCTCCAGCCTCTCCAGAAGCCTCAAGAATTGTTACATCTTTGAACCCCAAGTTTAAGAGTTTGGTAGCTGCTCCTATTCCAGCAAGCCCAGCACCCAGAACCACAATTTTTGGATTGCTCCCCATTACTGTAAATGTTCATCagtcaaaaaacaaacaacaccaTTACTGAACAGCCTTCATGTAAACATGGCAAGCATGGTATCACTTCACGCCATCAAGATTACCTGTCACGCAAAGGCTGAAGTCAAAGACATAGCGAAGTGCAGTGTGTTTCAAAATAGACGGAGTTCCCAGAGACACACTAGTAGTGAATGTAGGCTACGTCACTCGCAAACGCAATCCGAACACTTCCTGATGAAACTGAAGACGCATGACACTCGAGCTCAGTGTCCACCCAGAAttgttgaaagaaagaaaaacggaAGGGGAAATATTTAATTTACCAGGTAATAATTATTACTGTGAACACTTAATTAAAACTCATTACCAAACATACCAGTAACCCGCGGTATTATAATGGAATAGGCAAAACACATGTGGCGTAATGCCTACCTATTTTGACCTCAAGGGGGCAGGCAGTATAAGCAATACAGTCATTCTTATCACATAGCCTAGTGGTCCATTCCTGATTTGTTGACGATGATAAATTAACAGCACGCAACACCtttatgttataggcctactgtagctccCCAAAATGCTCATTCAAGTTAGATATTGCCACTTTTGTGTTATTTCAGATGTAGGCTGTAGCATGAAATTTATTGGATTACACTGTTCCCAGTCTCAGTGACACAGGATACAGCTAGCTTGCTTTTAGTGTAATGATTCTTTGACAAATACCACTTAATATAAAATGCATCGCAAGGCCATATAATGTTGAAAACGTGCCATGATATAGCATCACAGTCCTGGCCTCTGCTGGCCATCCATTCAATAAAATGTTGGATTCAGTTGTGTTTCACTTTCAACATTATAAAATtgtgaaataaaattaaaacttgGCCGACTACTATGCAGACAATAAATATAATATTTTGCTGACTGGTGATTTGGCCAAGATATTGCCTTGCCATCCTTGCCAGCTCGGCCGACAAGTCCTCTTGAGTGCTTAAAGTTTCAGCTGAGCCGTCTTGGCCATGGttcaaacagctaaggcaccatagcctacttttatgcCGTGGTATGCCCAGGTTTGATTATGGCCGAAGATTatttccccatcttcctccatctctctctcctgaccaCTTCATGTCATACTGATCTGAGTAGATTAGAGTAGGGtatagtagagtacttttatttatcccgaaggaaattaaggtgtctgtcagcttacataaatacacaaatccaaacatacacaaagaatgtatacacataaatgcacattacagtaaaagtatatcgccacacacgctctctctctttctctctctctctctctctctctctctctctcacacacacacacacatacatacatcctctctctcacccctccccccccaacacacacatattgtcacacacacacattgtcacacacacacacacacacacacacacacacacacacacacacacacacacacacacacacacacacacacacacacacacacacacacacacacacacacacacacacacaaggtccttgtagggcatcatgttgcatacatacacacaaaaagtcaagataaacgtgttcagtacacataaaagagccaaagtagttctaattattgtgcattgtagaagtccctcaggttaaaaaacaaaacaaaacaaaaaaacaaggcagTTCACAGTAGCTTATAAACAATATATATAAACAACCATACACATTTTCTGTGATGTAGTATGGGATGGCTCTGGTCTTGGGGGGCTCTGGGATTTGTCACCTACTGTGTTCTTATCTTGATGAATAAGATTTCTGTTTTCCTTTTCTGATGGAGAAAAAGCAATTAGTATGATGTTCAAAATGACCTTGCTTTGGTGTTAGTACCAAACGGCTTTTTGTACATTTAATCTCGGTCATTTATTTATCATTTGTTTGCCTTTTCAACAGGGAGAATGGATGAGAGTTATCAGTGTTTCCAGCGAAGGGCTGATAATGTGAGGACCTGTCAGCACCCCATTGGCTCCGCACATGCAGCTGAGGGCAGTGGAAAAGTTGCCCCGTTCGCATCCATCTCCATTACCGCGGGTACCGTCTTTGTTCCACCGGTCCGGCTAAGTCAATGGTCTTATTGTGACATTAATATATCATCAGTGTGATTTATCATCCTTTCTCTTGGTGCCttattgtgccccccccccccaactctctaagcttctccctctctttcttcctctctttctccctcgctctctctgacactttctctttttgtcttacTAAACTCGTTCTGtctttcgtgctctctctctctctctctctctctctctctctctctctctctctctctctctctctctctctctctctctctctgcctgttctcCAGTTTCATGTGCAGATCCCATATCTGTCCCTTCATCACAGTATACGGCTATAGCAggggctaggctgcagccagCCCATGAGGCAGGTGAGGCAGGCAGCCCTTGGTGATAAATGATGTCTGGGCCGTATgaacaaaggcaaggcaaggggctTCCCTCCTACACCACAGATGGTAGAAGAATACACACAGACCAGGGCAGGTCACATCCCtcactgaactctctctctctctctctctctctctctctctctctctctctctctctctctctctctctctctctctctctctctctcgtgcgctcactgtgtgtgtgtgtgtgtgtgtgtgtgtgtgtgtgtgtgtgtgtgtgtgtatgtgtgtgtgtgtgtgtgtgtgtgtgtgtgtgtgtgtgtgtgtgagagagagagagagagagagagagagagagaaagagagaaagagagagaaagagagagtatgtgtgtgaaagataaGGTCATGAGGGTAAAATAAATATAGGGAAATAATATCGAGATGGAGAAAAACAAATACCTGTTGAGATCACATCACCAAATAGGCACATGAAGGATCAGAGGTGACAGATATCCTTTGACAAGGTTTAAACATTAACAGATTGTTTTTGTATCAAGCTAAATTTCCTGCCTTTAACTAGGATATGTAGGATATTACTGGGTGAACTTGGAGTGTCAAGAGAAAGCACACACTGCCTTTTGTAACAAAGTACTTGATTAACATTTTGTGGCGCATGAATAAACTATTGTGAAAGAGACACCTGGAGTCACACATTTGTCTGTGCACAATATGGAGAGCGGGATGGCAAAAAGTTATGCCACGCAAGTACAGTATTGGCTTGCTGTCGTTTGGGAAGCAATCAAAAGTGTTTTTGGTATTTGTGCACAGAAAGGCTACATTGCTGGCATGTTTGTGGCTCTGCGAATTGAGTAGACCAAGGTCATGGACTTTGTGAGCAGAGAAaagcttaaaataaaatgtacaaCTTTTCTCTTGTATGGCCTCCTTggactacatcgtaacaacagtGCTATGATATTGCGTGACAGATTAATTACAGACTCATTACAGATTAATTACCATTTTGATATAAGCTTTTAGGTTCTACATGAAAGGGTTCTCTCCATCTACACCATTTTATATTTACAGTAATAGACAGCTTTAGCTGCATAAAGGCCTACTGTACTTTAAATTAATTATACTGCAATTCAAAGCTGAAGACACACATTTACATGTGTACTTCACAAATGCCCTGTGGGCAGCTTGAGCAACTTTATTCCACAAGCTCATTTGGGTATTTGTGGGAGATTGTGTGAACAAAGGATTTGTTGCAGGAGCAGACAATGCAACATTTGTGGACAGTTTCTGGTGTGTGTAACAGGCCGTATTGTGCCACTGTGCTGCTTCTCTTCACTATCCCTTTGGCTTgcctcatctgtctgtctgcctgcctgccgcatCTCTctgtctagggttagggttagggtcagtcagtctgcctgcctgcctgcctgactgtctgtcttcctgcctgactgtctgcctgcctgcctcatctGTCTACCTGTcactttgcctgcctgcctgctgtctgtcttcctgcctgcctcaaCCGTCTACCTGCCTgcacgtctgcctgcctgcctgtctgcctgcctgcctgtctgcctgccagcctgtctacctcatctgtctgactgtctgcctgcctcatctgtcggcctgcctgcctacctgactgtctgcctgcctcatctgtctacctgtctgtctgtctggctgtcaatATTGTCTACCTGCCTATATAGTCTGTCTTCCTGactgtgtatctgtctctctctctccatctgtccttctgcttgtctacatgtctgtctggctgtctgtgtctgcctactTGTCTGTCTTCCTGACTGCACGTCTGTCATTCTCCATCTATCCTTCTGTttgtctacatgtctgtctgtctttctatctggctgcatgtctgtctgtcctctctgttAGTTTATCTGCTTTGACAGCAAAGGTGACATCCATGCACGTCCGTGTCTCTGTCTGACAGACTGTTTGACTGTGTGCCTGCCTCTCGCCCCATCTGCCTTTCTTATTCTTCCTGTACAGATCTGCGACGTATCAGTCTCTCTTAATGTTGTACGcctgtatttctctctgtctctctctctctctctctctctctctctctctctctctctctctctctccaccaacctgtctgattgtctgtcttaCTGTAACGTTTGTCTCTCTGACTGACTGCATGTCTGGCTGTCCATCTGCCATCCTGTTTGTCTggttgtcttcctgtctgtctatctgacttcatgtctgtctgtttaagggtcattctacgtttccagtgcgcttttggcaaacgcaaaatgtcaattatcagggtttttttttcaaataaatgacctataTGTTTCCatggtgtatatatttaagtttccaaacaaacaaattgccaagattAATCttgaatcatttgataaatactctaatgaaagcaaacatttacttcattattttgtcaacagtgttatggacaaatactatgcaatttcaaacatatataaaaacatacgtttgaaagtgcttatgtcccttagcaataatgttctaattaatctgtgcaactgatatagaacatgtgattgttgagcttcataagtaggattttatgattcactgtgatacagactacggatggcacaaaccgcaccgaaaaccgaaaccgtacaattcacacacatactgaaccgaaccgtgcaatccatcgcaaaccgcaattcatgtactgcccagaaaaatatgcaaaacatattctagacagatctagaacagattctaggagtatcttatccagtctctctaattaaaacattagcgtatacgaccaaatcagaggatgacacaattgaaatcacaccatttttcacattataagcctatacaaaccatatgtaggatatttagtgataagtccgattctattagccagtgcaccatttatcatgaactaaaaaaaaagaaccgtagagaaccgaaaaccgtgaccttgacaccgtgatatgaacctaaccgtgatttttgtgaaccgtaccacccctaatacagactgacacatttttcattataaatccctgtaacgtctgatttgaatttagtcaccctccttacacaagacctccctctccagagataatccctagttctgttcataggatttttccaacacataagggatcaatagcacaaaaacattttcaaaacatttaaccgtgttactcaactgtgttactgtcaacagtgcaggggaacaagtctgcacttttttaggagaaaaagcAGAG
This is a stretch of genomic DNA from Engraulis encrasicolus isolate BLACKSEA-1 chromosome 6, IST_EnEncr_1.0, whole genome shotgun sequence. It encodes these proteins:
- the LOC134451320 gene encoding peroxisomal N(1)-acetyl-spermine/spermidine oxidase-like isoform X2; this translates as MGSNPKIVVLGAGLAGIGAATKLLNLGFKDVTILEASGEAGGRVAKASFGKAWVDTGAQFIHGASEANPVYCLLKQHSLLTDVVSEEGTDLIFHSKGHRVTATSASRIYEAGEGIIEQQHKGNLGKNMGDHYVERSQALVNKWRLSDEAKLNALNILTLVGKNTLIDIGAPALNSVALDSWEYYTAMGEDLNIEGNMFSVITKLLEDFPKDRLLMDRPVTQISWDGCFCDHENRLYPISIECENGEKILCDHVVVTFSLGCLKASPATMFDPQLPDYKREAIEKLGFGCINKIFLLYEEAFWERDAESISLVWGDETPASLSAASPQWQKNIQLFSVMRPREKFGDVLIGWCSGSVAQQVESLPEAELSAAITCNFRRFMGDPSIPCPKTIMRTQWQSKPFVRGTYAYVPTGVDAAIMDQLAAPLSGRKSPTETWMT
- the LOC134451320 gene encoding peroxisomal N(1)-acetyl-spermine/spermidine oxidase-like isoform X1 is translated as MGSNPKIVVLGAGLAGIGAATKLLNLGFKDVTILEASGEAGGRVAKASFGKAWVDTGAQFIHGASEANPVYCLLKQHSLLTDVVSEEGTDLIFHSKGHRVTATSASRIYEAGEGIIEQQHKGNLGKNMGDHYVERSQALVNKWRLSDEAKLNALNILTLVGKNTLIDIGAPALNSVALDSWEYYTAMGEDLNIEGNMFSVITKLLEDFPKDRLLMDRPVTQISWDGCFCDHENRLYPISIECENGEKILCDHVVVTFSLGCLKASPATMFDPQLPDYKREAIEKLGFGCINKIFLLYEEAFWERDAESISLVWGDETPASLSAASPQWQKNIQLFSVMRPREKFGDVLIGWCSGSVAQQVESLPEAELSAAITCNFRRFMGDPSIPCPKTIMRTQWQSKPFVRGTYAYVPTGVDAAIMDQLAAPLSGRKSPTEDLQVLFAGEATMKSLYGTVQGALMSGHREAERLAQHYGRPLPSSTPCSPSVTI